In Paenibacillus sp. J23TS9, a single genomic region encodes these proteins:
- a CDS encoding dynamin family protein, whose translation MSTSSPVIQLDTGSLQRLQERLHGWKDDKSSKLMGDLLNKATAGEMTIAFCGHFSAGKSSLINSLCGKKVLPSSPVPTSANVVSIRNGEPHALIYPAQATELSSQEVKPQEVSLDELYTYCTNGGSYSSVEVWDHIPLLGGRGVLMDTPGVDSTDDSHQKATHSALHLADTVLYVMDYNHVQSENNLAFAKSLSDWGKPLYLVVNQIDKHRERELSFESYRAEVEAAFKRWQVNYESLLFTTLKEPDHPYNQWKQIQELIAELIEKREPILNYSLDCSSRHIIEQHVKQYADSLEDTKQQLLDEMGGEEQAAKLEAEITGYRKELEHLKELPQTERESIRKQVDVLLDNANITPAELRDTAKLFLESRKNGFKKGLLFAGAKTEQEKQERLRKFAEELREQSASQVVWHLLELMKRWGKNLWTEERQKSLEESMPEISEAMLESSVKPDAVLSGEYVLNYCRMLSADIKSVYRRAFMNAAEDVLADVASSAKEQQQRVVAALNGLLEQSAAMSRYVQLERDIAERAAAAGQLLPARVTLTPGFLPEVSAPAPAAMQPPGPEAGARMSAPAGAPRSGAEPLGGAAFGRRQRLDAAAARLQDAAALLGRYPALASAARGLRSRADALAGGSFTLALFGAFSAGKSSFANALLGERVLPVSPHPTTAAINRILAPKDGFEHGTAQVMMKSPDTFKEDLEYSFSVLQLGTPTEDGWLQVIEQLKPEGIHPAGLPHYGFLKAAAAGWKEAQPLLGTTQTVNMDGYKAFVADETRSCFVDRIDLYYSSPLTEQGIVLVDTPGADSLHARHTGVTFQYMKHADAIVFVTYYNHAFSKGDRQFLTQLGRVKDSFALDKMFFIVNAADLASSEEELDQVIKHVETNLKARGIRLPHIYPVSSMKALEGKMDGDADLYAESAFESFEKALGAFAGEELPKLSLASAVQEISSVRQRVIEWGRMARQDAGSREQRRQQLLEVNQLALSRIDSFARQDLSREVEQEIRELLFHVKQRIGFSLGEFFAEAFHPSVLREDAGQLKRIFTDCGRELERTIVHELEQELWATTLRLENKGKAVLHAAADGAAEDIRGYDAVIMLTPPAEKQWTSPEWNDAGLTSFVDWTSYWSLFKSPKHFFEDGGREKLRSAVEPVIKEALSGEAAVKQEVLVSFYNTLVTDAQEKQKEELREQLHEAMEAATSSLSSGEQPEVWDQLASQLQQMEQSLA comes from the coding sequence ATGTCGACATCAAGTCCAGTAATTCAATTAGATACCGGTTCACTGCAGCGTTTGCAGGAGAGACTGCACGGTTGGAAAGATGATAAATCCTCGAAGCTAATGGGTGATTTGCTGAACAAGGCTACTGCGGGAGAGATGACGATCGCATTTTGCGGGCATTTCTCAGCGGGGAAATCAAGTTTGATCAATTCCTTATGCGGCAAAAAAGTGCTTCCATCCAGTCCGGTACCCACGAGTGCGAATGTAGTTTCAATTCGTAACGGCGAGCCGCATGCTTTGATCTATCCTGCTCAAGCTACGGAGCTATCAAGTCAGGAAGTAAAACCCCAGGAAGTCTCACTGGATGAGCTCTATACATACTGCACGAATGGAGGCTCCTACTCCTCGGTAGAGGTATGGGATCATATTCCTCTCCTGGGCGGGCGCGGGGTACTGATGGATACACCTGGTGTGGACTCAACGGATGACAGTCATCAGAAGGCGACGCATTCTGCGCTTCATTTGGCAGATACGGTGCTGTATGTGATGGATTACAATCATGTACAGTCGGAAAATAATCTGGCCTTTGCCAAAAGCTTGTCCGACTGGGGCAAGCCGCTGTATCTGGTTGTCAACCAGATCGACAAGCATAGGGAGCGTGAGCTTTCCTTTGAAAGCTACCGAGCAGAAGTGGAAGCTGCTTTTAAGCGCTGGCAGGTTAACTATGAGAGTCTGCTGTTTACCACACTGAAGGAGCCGGATCATCCTTATAATCAGTGGAAACAGATTCAAGAGCTGATTGCAGAGCTGATTGAAAAAAGGGAACCGATTCTGAATTATAGCTTGGATTGTTCCTCTCGTCATATCATTGAGCAGCATGTGAAGCAGTATGCGGATTCGCTGGAGGATACCAAGCAGCAGCTTCTGGACGAAATGGGCGGGGAAGAGCAGGCTGCGAAATTGGAAGCGGAGATTACCGGTTACAGAAAAGAGCTTGAGCATTTAAAAGAGCTGCCGCAAACCGAGCGAGAGAGCATACGCAAGCAGGTAGATGTACTGCTGGACAATGCAAATATTACGCCTGCCGAGTTGAGGGATACGGCAAAGCTGTTTTTGGAGAGCCGCAAAAACGGCTTCAAGAAAGGGCTTCTGTTTGCAGGTGCCAAGACGGAGCAGGAAAAGCAGGAGCGACTCCGCAAGTTTGCTGAGGAACTACGGGAGCAGTCGGCTTCACAAGTGGTTTGGCATCTGCTGGAGCTCATGAAGCGGTGGGGCAAGAATTTGTGGACAGAAGAGCGTCAGAAGAGCCTTGAAGAGTCCATGCCCGAAATTAGTGAGGCTATGCTGGAAAGCTCCGTGAAGCCGGATGCGGTGCTGTCCGGCGAATATGTTTTGAACTACTGCCGCATGCTGTCGGCAGATATCAAAAGTGTATACCGCCGCGCGTTCATGAACGCGGCGGAGGATGTGCTGGCGGATGTAGCCTCATCCGCCAAAGAGCAGCAGCAGCGCGTCGTCGCAGCCCTGAACGGGCTGCTGGAGCAATCGGCCGCGATGTCCCGCTATGTGCAACTGGAGCGGGACATCGCGGAGCGCGCGGCAGCCGCCGGGCAGCTGCTGCCTGCGCGCGTGACGCTCACCCCCGGCTTCCTGCCGGAGGTGAGCGCCCCTGCCCCGGCGGCCATGCAGCCGCCAGGGCCTGAAGCGGGCGCGCGGATGTCCGCGCCCGCCGGAGCCCCGCGCAGCGGGGCTGAGCCGCTCGGCGGCGCGGCCTTTGGCCGCCGCCAGCGGCTGGACGCTGCAGCAGCGCGCCTGCAGGACGCGGCGGCGCTGCTCGGGCGCTATCCCGCGCTGGCTTCTGCCGCGCGCGGACTGCGCAGCCGGGCCGATGCCCTGGCCGGCGGCTCGTTCACCTTGGCGCTGTTCGGAGCGTTCAGCGCCGGCAAGTCCTCGTTCGCCAACGCTTTGCTCGGCGAACGCGTACTGCCTGTATCGCCGCATCCGACAACCGCGGCGATTAACCGCATCCTCGCTCCAAAGGATGGCTTTGAGCATGGCACGGCTCAGGTCATGATGAAATCTCCGGACACCTTTAAGGAGGATCTGGAGTATTCATTCTCTGTTCTGCAGCTGGGAACACCGACAGAAGATGGATGGCTTCAAGTGATCGAGCAATTGAAGCCAGAGGGGATTCATCCTGCCGGATTGCCGCATTATGGCTTCCTGAAAGCAGCCGCGGCAGGCTGGAAGGAGGCACAGCCACTGCTGGGCACCACTCAAACGGTGAACATGGATGGCTATAAGGCCTTTGTAGCTGATGAGACACGGTCCTGCTTTGTGGATCGCATTGATTTGTATTACAGCAGCCCGCTTACCGAGCAGGGAATCGTTCTGGTGGATACACCAGGGGCGGATTCGCTTCATGCCCGGCATACAGGAGTCACCTTCCAATATATGAAGCATGCAGACGCGATCGTCTTTGTGACTTATTATAATCACGCTTTTTCCAAGGGAGACCGTCAATTCCTGACCCAGCTCGGCAGAGTCAAGGACAGCTTCGCTCTTGATAAAATGTTCTTTATCGTCAATGCGGCAGACCTGGCTTCGTCGGAAGAAGAGCTGGACCAGGTTATCAAGCACGTGGAGACGAATCTGAAGGCAAGAGGTATCCGTCTTCCGCATATTTATCCGGTTTCCAGTATGAAAGCACTGGAAGGAAAGATGGACGGCGACGCAGATCTTTATGCGGAATCTGCATTTGAATCCTTCGAGAAGGCGCTTGGAGCCTTTGCTGGAGAAGAACTGCCCAAGTTATCTTTGGCAAGCGCCGTTCAAGAGATTTCATCCGTCCGACAGCGTGTGATTGAATGGGGACGGATGGCCCGGCAGGATGCTGGTTCACGGGAGCAGCGCAGACAGCAGCTGCTCGAGGTCAATCAGTTGGCCTTGTCCCGAATCGATTCTTTTGCCCGGCAGGATCTTTCGCGTGAAGTGGAACAGGAGATCCGCGAGCTGCTCTTCCATGTCAAACAGCGAATCGGCTTTAGTCTAGGCGAATTTTTTGCCGAAGCCTTCCATCCGTCGGTGCTCCGGGAGGACGCAGGTCAGCTGAAGCGAATATTCACGGACTGCGGAAGGGAACTTGAACGGACTATTGTGCATGAGCTGGAGCAGGAGCTGTGGGCAACAACGCTTCGACTGGAGAACAAGGGCAAAGCGGTCCTCCATGCAGCGGCCGATGGGGCTGCAGAAGACATACGTGGTTACGATGCAGTCATTATGCTTACGCCGCCGGCGGAAAAACAGTGGACTTCGCCCGAGTGGAATGATGCTGGCCTGACCAGCTTTGTGGATTGGACATCGTACTGGTCTTTGTTCAAGTCGCCGAAGCATTTCTTCGAGGACGGAGGCAGGGAGAAGCTCAGAAGTGCAGTAGAGCCTGTGATTAAGGAAGCCTTGAGCGGAGAGGCTGCAGTCAAGCAGGAGGTTCTTGTGTCTTTCTATAACACTCTCGTGACTGACGCTCAGGAGAAGCAGAAGGAGGAACTGCGGGAGCAGCTCCATGAAGCCATGGAGGCGGCGACCTCCTCGCTTTCTTCCGGAGAACAGCCTGAAGTTTGGGATCAGCTGGCTTCGCAGCTTCAGCAAATGGAACAATCATTGGCATAA
- a CDS encoding NAD/NADP transhydrogenase alpha subunit, whose amino-acid sequence MKCISVYTDNFEIFSDIMDQVMDAELVENEEKEFEGITVSHSGDVPEHYLDRMSTKPEVVVMRDKSRGTTILQHGKVFEILVPELENASV is encoded by the coding sequence ATGAAATGCATCTCAGTATATACTGACAATTTTGAAATATTTTCTGATATTATGGATCAAGTGATGGACGCTGAACTTGTAGAGAACGAAGAAAAAGAGTTCGAAGGAATCACTGTCAGCCACTCCGGCGATGTTCCCGAGCATTACCTGGACCGTATGTCCACTAAGCCTGAGGTTGTCGTCATGAGAGACAAGTCCCGTGGCACAACGATTTTGCAGCATGGTAAAGTATTTGAAATCCTTGTACCAGAGCTGGAAAACGCAAGCGTATAA
- a CDS encoding MFS transporter, producing MFKFRSHNVQHTEQSVDKHALIFGLISVFLCGIGFSIIAPVVPFLVQPYISNPGEQAIIVTLLTSVYAFCVFFAAPVLGALSDKYGRRPLLLVCLLGSAIGYFVFGIGGALWVLFAGRIIEGITGGSIGTIFAYFADIIPPQQRTKYFGWVSAVVGVGTVIGPTLGGLLAKFGYSVPMYFGAIITLLNVVYGFFFMPESLKKKNRLKEITFIRLNPFTQLANLLSMKILRRLLISAFLLWIPNGSLQAVFSQFTMDTFRWKPALIGLMFSIMGVQDIISQGFIMPKLLKKLKDKQIAILGMVSEIIGYSLIASSALFSFYPLLIAGMFIFGFGDSIFGPSFNGMLSNSVDSSEQGRIQGGSQSIQALARMMGPIIGGQIYVLLGHAAPAIMGMILIAAAIPVLYKRSHVNI from the coding sequence ATGTTCAAATTTAGATCACACAATGTACAACACACTGAACAATCCGTAGATAAACACGCTTTAATATTCGGCCTTATCTCGGTGTTTCTTTGCGGAATAGGCTTCAGTATCATAGCACCTGTCGTCCCATTCTTAGTGCAGCCTTATATAAGCAATCCGGGAGAACAGGCTATCATTGTTACGCTGCTGACCTCTGTTTATGCCTTTTGCGTGTTTTTTGCAGCGCCCGTACTTGGAGCTCTAAGCGACAAATATGGCCGTCGTCCATTGCTCTTAGTATGCCTTTTAGGTTCTGCAATCGGGTACTTTGTTTTTGGCATAGGAGGAGCTTTATGGGTACTATTTGCCGGGCGCATAATAGAAGGGATAACAGGCGGCAGCATAGGTACGATCTTCGCCTATTTTGCAGATATCATTCCTCCGCAGCAGAGAACCAAATACTTTGGATGGGTGAGTGCGGTTGTAGGTGTAGGCACCGTCATTGGCCCAACGTTAGGTGGATTACTTGCCAAGTTTGGTTATTCTGTACCCATGTATTTTGGAGCAATCATCACTCTATTGAATGTTGTTTACGGATTCTTTTTTATGCCTGAGAGCCTTAAGAAGAAGAATAGACTAAAAGAGATTACTTTTATTAGATTGAATCCATTTACGCAGCTTGCAAACCTGCTTTCCATGAAAATTTTAAGAAGGCTGCTTATTTCAGCGTTTTTACTTTGGATACCTAACGGATCTTTGCAGGCCGTTTTTTCACAATTTACAATGGATACTTTCCGTTGGAAGCCTGCACTCATCGGACTTATGTTTTCAATTATGGGCGTTCAAGACATCATTTCTCAAGGTTTCATCATGCCAAAGCTTTTGAAAAAACTTAAGGATAAACAGATAGCCATTCTTGGAATGGTTTCGGAGATAATAGGCTACAGTCTTATTGCATCATCTGCTTTGTTCTCCTTCTATCCTCTTCTTATCGCCGGAATGTTTATATTTGGTTTTGGGGATTCGATCTTCGGGCCTTCATTCAATGGGATGCTCTCCAATTCTGTCGATTCCAGCGAACAAGGACGGATTCAAGGGGGCAGCCAATCGATTCAGGCTTTAGCTAGAATGATGGGGCCTATCATTGGAGGTCAAATCTATGTATTACTTGGTCATGCCGCACCTGCAATAATGGGTATGATCCTTATAGCAGCGGCAATCCCCGTTTTATACAAGAGATCGCATGTAAATATATAA
- a CDS encoding MarR family transcriptional regulator: protein MNKEEQVLMGFRDLYNKLVWLNKDKMEDSLKGYQSSEVHCIEYIEKNVDSNVTKLAEYFYMTRGAMSKMTKKLIQKGLIESYQKSDNKKEIYFRLTEKGKVIYKIHEDLHEEFHERDKAVFEQVTEEQFDGMLSFVEKYSRHLDAEIKKLGKDLKSE from the coding sequence ATGAACAAAGAAGAACAAGTCCTAATGGGTTTCAGGGATTTATATAACAAGTTGGTTTGGCTTAATAAGGATAAGATGGAAGACAGTCTTAAGGGGTATCAATCTTCTGAGGTACATTGCATCGAATATATTGAAAAAAATGTGGATTCCAATGTGACAAAACTTGCGGAATATTTTTATATGACTCGAGGCGCCATGAGTAAAATGACGAAGAAGCTCATACAAAAAGGCCTTATTGAAAGCTATCAGAAGTCGGATAACAAGAAAGAAATTTATTTTCGGCTTACGGAGAAAGGGAAAGTAATTTATAAAATCCACGAGGATCTGCATGAAGAGTTCCATGAACGGGATAAAGCTGTATTTGAGCAGGTAACCGAGGAGCAATTTGACGGTATGCTCAGCTTTGTGGAAAAGTATAGCAGGCATTTGGATGCAGAAATAAAGAAGCTGGGTAAAGATTTGAAGTCGGAATAA
- the nth gene encoding endonuclease III yields MKAATVRYILDTIGELFPDAHCELNHSNAFELTIAVLLSAQCTDETVNKVTKDLFQKYKSPEDYVAVPVEELEQDIRRIGLFRNKAKHIRNLCMLLMEQYGGEVPREHDELVKLPGVGRKTANVVVSNAFDVPAIAVDTHVERVSKRLGLANWKDSVLEVEKKLMKQVPREEWTLTHHRLIFFGRYHCKAQNPKCQVCPLLDVCREGKKRMKTSQIRKDK; encoded by the coding sequence ATGAAGGCAGCAACCGTACGTTATATACTTGATACCATCGGTGAATTGTTTCCCGATGCCCATTGTGAATTAAACCACAGCAATGCTTTTGAACTGACCATTGCCGTTTTGTTGTCCGCACAATGTACGGACGAAACGGTGAATAAGGTCACCAAAGATTTGTTCCAAAAGTACAAGTCTCCGGAAGATTATGTGGCAGTTCCTGTAGAGGAGCTTGAGCAGGATATCCGTAGAATCGGTCTTTTCCGGAATAAGGCGAAGCATATTCGTAATCTTTGTATGCTGCTCATGGAACAATACGGCGGTGAAGTGCCGCGGGAGCATGATGAGCTTGTGAAGCTTCCAGGGGTTGGCCGCAAGACGGCCAATGTGGTGGTGTCCAATGCTTTTGATGTACCGGCGATTGCCGTGGATACGCATGTGGAAAGGGTATCCAAACGGCTGGGTCTGGCAAATTGGAAAGATTCCGTGCTGGAAGTGGAAAAGAAGCTGATGAAGCAGGTGCCGCGTGAAGAGTGGACCTTAACGCATCACCGCTTGATCTTTTTCGGACGATACCACTGCAAAGCCCAGAATCCGAAATGCCAGGTATGCCCGCTGCTTGATGTATGCCGCGAAGGAAAAAAACGTATGAAGACGTCCCAAATCAGAAAAGATAAGTAA